CAGTATAAATAGTAGACTACATTAATTTCGAAGTTCCGATAATGATCTTTTTATAGaactcaaattttttaatttgatattGAGAATTCgaataaaaataactaTGGGATTAACAATAAGGGGGTTTCCGAAATTTTGGGTACTGGTTTTATATGCGCAGTTTTTGTATAAATGAACAGGCCTTCTCACACGTCTTTTCGGTTCATATTTAGCGATCAGAAGtcgttaaaaatttttctccTATAAACAATGAATGTGGTGAAGTACATAATTTTTAGCTTTGCTCTGGCGCCTTTGTTATTAGTTAACGCGAACACATATAATTTTACACAGATACAAAAGCGAAGCGTAAACCAAGCTGTTCTTGAATCAAGTCAAGATACCAATTCAGTAGGCGGTGAAGCTTCTTCAACAGCTTGCCCTTTATTCACTACTATTTACACTAATGGTATAACACCGGGAACTACAACGATTTATCCAACATCTATCTCGACATCTGGCGTATCTAGCAACAATATCGATGAAACTTCGGTATCCTCTGAGTCTATCATCACATCCACTATTACGACTACTATAACATCTGGTTCGCAACTCTATACTACTACCATTACCGGTCAAAACACACCTGTTGATACCGTTGAAGTGGTAATCCCTACTGCTGGTACTTTCACAACTACATTGACTTCTGGATCCAGTTATCCTGTCGCAACAACTACAGTGCGAACAGCTTCTGGAACACAGTCAGGTGAAGTGGAGGTTATCACACCGTCCTGTGGATGCAGTCCTGAAAATTCATTCCATCTTAAAATAGACAATGATAAAATCAGCCCTTCCTACGTGTACATGGATCCAAACGCACCCGTGAGAACTAATGGTGCCGGTCGAGAGGGGAATATGTTTGCTTCAACTAATGGAGACAACGAGGGACTAAACCTTTTCTACTATGATTCCACTATTCAACGAGTATTAACATGTGATTGTCAAAGACCGTCTTACACTGTATACATTGAAGATCCAATTATAGGCAATGGTTTTTCAAGTGCTTGGAATCTCATTAAAAATAGCGATGGCATATTTACTCCTGTTGAATCAAGAAATAATGAGCCACTACACTTTCATGTAGATAACAATGGAAGAGTATGGATGACTTCACAAGAATATGATACAGAAGTTTCATCAACCGACGAAAGAAATTTTAGGGCCAATGATGTTACACTTCAACTGTATTAGTTGAAGCAGCAAATTTAGAATTGCACATACTCtcgtttaattttttgtatttcaGGTCATacatataattttttttacattcatttgatataatattttaaaattacaatCCATGAAATCCTTTATCAATCCCTATTGAAGATGTCAAGAAGTTGACTTCCTCGgatttcatatttttctcAAGTTCTGCTGTAAACTGAAAATAGGGATATTTAAATAGttcttaattattttttccacTAGAAATTGATTGCTCTACTAATAAAATACTGTTCCAAGTTATCGGCACAATTATTACTttcgtaaacaaaatttgtattttatttattttttttttttttaaattaatcaTAACTAGTGGTATTAGGAATGCATATTTTAATCTAAGTTCAAATTAATTGCTTTCATAGTAATCATTGatatttgttaaataaCTAGGTTTAGGTAAACCGTACTAAAATTGAACAGGAAAGGATaaattttagtaaattttgtAGATTATGCTTTTCGTAAAAAATAGTGGTGGCCGGTTTTAAAGATAAGTTTGGATAAACTGGTTATAATTTCCTTAAGTGAAATTTAAtcacttaaaaaaatattagatCTAAATAGTAACTATAGACAAGTTTTGTATAAGGAAAATGACAATTAAAGATAAGGAGCTAGACTAGTCTAGCGCTTGTTTTGAGTTTAATATTAGACCAttcagaatttttttactcattattactaaaaaagaaaacttaaGCAAGAATTTAAATTGTGGAAAGTCTCTTTTActtattaataattgtaAGCAATAAGGAtaagaaaatcaaaacagttttttttaaaaatgtttctaaatttaaaaaaaaatctaaaccATATGCTGCGTTGCCTGTAAATAGTGTATCTAGGTCGGATGAGattattgttttcaactttATTTCTTCGTTTTGTAAGAAATGAACTATATTGTTGTAGAAATAGAATAACGTTACTAATCTCTTGAATATGggttaaaaaacaaaattcacaataattagaaaattttttacctttttatAGTTTTACCCAattatttactaaaaattattgtagcaactattttaaatagtaAATGGTGGATTTTCTATCAAGCAGTAGGTAAATTATTGCAGCATAATACTGAACAAaagttttcatttcattttcaagtaCTCacgaaatttttattgaattgaaagaaaactATTTTGTATATGAAAGGcgctaaaaaattatatctTCATTATCACTTTTGATTCAAGAGACTAATACTAATTTGCTTATTTATTTGCGATTACTGATTCATCAAGACTATTAGTATAGAAATCGGACGCACTCTTCAATGTGGTATGTGCAATGGAACAGAGAGCTTCTGTAGTAAAAAACGCCTGATGTGAGGTAACCAAAACGTTTGGAAAATTAACAAGACGTTGAAACGTAGAATCCTTTATTACTTCGTTAGAAAGATCCTTATAAAATAAGTTTCTTTCACCTTCATATACATCTATTGCACAACCTCCGACTTGGCCGGAGTCGATGGCGTCAACCAACGCTTTCGTATCAATTAAACCTCCTCTACTAGTGTTCACAATTGTTACTCcctttttcattaaagcTAGGGAGTCAGAATTCACAATGTGCGTTGTACTGGGCGTTAATGGGCAATGGAGGCATAAAAAGTCAGCCTTCTTTAAAACCTCATTTTGCTCAACAAATTGAACTCCATAGTTTTCTAACTTCTTATCCGGATTGATATCGTAAGCTAATACATCGCAACCAAAACccattttaaaacattttgcaACATTACTCCCGATTTTCCCAGTACCAATCACTCCCACTGTTTTACCATGTATGTCACATCCAAGTAGTCCGACAATATTGAAGTCATCTTCACGCACCCGAACATAGGCACGATGAATTTTACGATTAAGAGACAAGAGTAAACCAACAGTGAATTCAGACACAGCAAAAGGCGAATAGGAGGGGACGTGCACAACAGTTATTTTATATTCGGACGCTGCCTTTAGATTAACGTTGTTGTACCCCCCACAACGAAGAGCGACCAACTTAACACCATTTTCTGCCAAAGCTTTTAAAGTATCAGCATCTACTTGGTCGTTCACAAACACACACACCACCTGTGCTTTGCCTGCCAAAGAAACTGTATCTTTGTTCAATGAAAAATTGTGATATATTATTTCATGgttaaaagttttgttagcttcttcaaaaggCCCTCTATCGTATGATTGACTACTAAAAAGGACAACACGCATTGTTGGAAGCAAAGGGGTAAAATGTTATGAATAGAGGaaataaaagttaaaaGCTGAGAGATACTATAAATAGTTGTTCAGCGTTCGCAATGAAGTTCTTATGAATGATATTAATCAACCTAATCTTTGGAAACTTATTACATTTAGAAATTTAATTTGCCCACGAGAATATAGTCGATATTtgttataatatttttaatacgTCAACGGTATGTAATATATCTATAGTATTGCAGTGATGAAAGTGTTCTGTaataaatgataaaattaatttattattgcaAAGTAATAtattgattatttaaatttctttttatctttttaaacaacCATATGATCCTAGGTGTATTTCAGAAACTATGGGGTAACTAGgtgcaatattttttattttttattgtcGCCACGCAAGTCGCATATCAACTATTAATGATAATTTGAATGGTCTTGCATATACAAATTAATTGGTGATTTGATGTTTTAAGACTTAGTAAGCCATACAATAATAAGAAGTCGATTGAATTTCTAAAAGTTTAATCACTATTATAGGTGCATCGACGCGATGCTTAtgttcataaaaaaaattgaaattgctGTCAACAACAATGCATAAACAAACTATTTGTTAATTTCAGtataggaaaaaaaataaagttttCGAACATATTTTGGAATTGCGGATTATTTTAACTGAAagacgaaaaaaaatgtaaaaataatctaAAAACGTCTGTGGTgcatattttgattttaatacATCTTTCGTCACTTCAACAAGCACTGCAAAACTGATGAAATTCTTTGATGCTTCAGTTCTTCATGGCTCAAGCCACTCAAACAAGCTTtctgaataaaaaaaaggttgtAAAAAAACCGACGACGTCTGAATAAGCGGTAACTAAATATGAATTTTCACGAATTTATAGAGAATACCTTGGTTATTCCGAGTTTTAACAGAACTTTGTGTCAGTGctatatttgtttttatacATAAATTAAGAGGGACGATGATTTACTTATAATATAGAACATtgccaaaaataaaaaatttagttgGATTTAAATATCCTTCGGACACAAATCCATGTTACTTTCGTAGTTGTAAACAATCAATCATACCGTCATTATGTAATAGTACGAAGAAGTAccagaattttttaaattatcagCAACTAGCACCTGTGGTCATTTTAATCTGATGATAGTTTATTCTAATATATTTTGTCTATAAAATTATGATTTGGTATGCCGCAGTTCGTATAAAGCAAGTACCGGTTATCTGATATATGCGGCGGCAACTagtaatatatataactaccttaaaaaaatgtagcAAAAGAGTAAAATCGTGACGAAATTGTTTTCACTAATATTAACAGTAAACATCATATGTTAATATGTTAGTGGATTTCGTTAGTTGCTTTAGATTCCTGCTATAAACGCCCTTATAATctaaaatgtaaaaatacCAATATCAAATTCCTGTTGACTGTACGTAGTGAATGTGGACATTTCTCGTATAATATTGTTGcacaattttattttaacttTCGTTCGTCTACTATCAAAGTTATACTTCAATTGATAGTGAggtattcattttttttggatgaaaGAACCATGTTTGTTGAGTAAACTTATATGTTTAACttatcattattttttaatttcataatTACAATagtttaaacaaaaagaaaaaagaaggaataaattttttaaatataattcctatttttttagttatttAAGCTTTTACCGCTTActaatttgtttattcaaaGGATGATAATGATTATCTGAATTCCCTATGCTCCTTTAGAAATTATCCGGTTATTATAATATACAAATGTGtatcaatttatttgtttgcGGTACACAAAATCATTAACACAGTCTTTCAAAATATCTGAATAGTTATGTAAGTCATCTATCCCTCAtcataatttcattattagATTGAGCCTGAAACACttgcttaaaaatatttttattcatttctGCTTTTTACTGTTTGCTGGCAGTTTTTCTAAGATtgaaaattagaaattcAATTGGTCCTTCATCAATTACGTTAaggtttttctttttattcgTTTTAGAGCTTTTATGTAATGATTACCCTGGACGTTCCTTATGACAAGCGAATACCATAGAAACTTTATGTTAGTCTCCTGTAATATAATCTTATCGAAAAAGTATTGATTACGCACCTTTGAATATTTCTTAACGGATTTTTATGCTATTGTTTGTCAATCCCCAGCTTTACCGTTGCTTATCACAAactgttttctttctagccataaaaattttatacattGAGGATTAATTCTCCTGTGTGGATCAATAATTGttgatttatttcttaTACAATTAACACGAATAATTCTGTCCGCATTGTCCATTTTGTTGCAGACAAGTTTGTAGATCTGTCGCTGTCCTATGAAACCggcttattaaaaaaaacagctTTAAACATCCAACTATGGTCTTTGCATTAAGTCTACAGAAATAACGTTGCAGGTCTAATCCTTCATCTTACACATTTTCTTACTTTACATAATAAGAGCTACATTGAGgaaatttatgaattaaacaaaacagTAAAACTTCTTTACAGGTTGTTTAAAAAGGTACGAAGTTgaacaataaattttttttaataaacagtATTTCCATGATGAAAATTCAAAGTTAAAGActacatttgttttttaaataatactttgttttaaattattcattAGACACATTTTAATTCCCATTGATGTATTTATTACACAGCATGACTTCAAGTGTATTCACTAAAGACCGgttactttaaaaattttttaatgggtttaaaaaaaaatcaagaaatttactaatataATGTATAAACTGAtagctttaaaatttgtagGATACTAACCTATTGTACGTTTCTTTTGAGTTGTTCGAACGGGTGATGACCGCTCATACATAAACGTATgcttataaaatttatagtAATTCAGTTAACTTAATAACTTGTATTGAATACTGTTTAGTGTCTGACCAATGATAAattcatataaaatttctGTGTTAAGAACTGCCGGCAAACATTCAcatttacatttttaccaataattaaaatatagGCGAGtgtttttttagtaaacaGCTAGAAGAAACAACAATCATTTTCATGTAAAATACAGCACAATTTGCTCACGCTTAAACACTACCGCTTTGACAGTACTTGAATGATGCTTTTTTGTCGTTCTAAAATTTACTTCAAGGATATCAAAGCGTAGAGTAATGTAtcttcataattttttttattataattcGCCCTTAAAGGggtattgaaaatttgggCAAAGGAAACTATCTGAACAATTCATTCATTTCAACTCCAAACGTTGCAAAAAATCGGCGACAAAATTCGAACATCTCTTGATATATAGAATAAattgtgaaaaaaaaaaaagttaatattgagctattaaaattcaaaaaagacGGAAACATTCGATGTGATACAGAAATTATTACATAAATTGTAGCTCTTAAACGGAAACATGAGGCCCTATCAGTTGTTTTTATCCTTATAGCCGTGATTGATAGCTTCTGCATTTTTTGGTGGGCATGCAAGTGTTTGTgccaaacaaaaaaattaaagtgCGTAACAGTCAAATCGGAGAAATTCCATTTTTCCCTTCTGCATTTGTATGATGTCATTTCGTAACATAATGTTAAACAGAGACATTGAATTGCGTGAGCCCATTCATGGTAG
This portion of the Schizosaccharomyces pombe strain 972h- genome assembly, chromosome: I genome encodes:
- the pfl9 gene encoding DIPSY family glycoprotein produces the protein MNVVKYIIFSFALAPLLLVNANTYNFTQIQKRSVNQAVLESSQDTNSVGGEASSTACPLFTTIYTNGITPGTTTIYPTSISTSGVSSNNIDETSVSSESIITSTITTTITSGSQLYTTTITGQNTPVDTVEVVIPTAGTFTTTLTSGSSYPVATTTVRTASGTQSGEVEVITPSCGCSPENSFHLKIDNDKISPSYVYMDPNAPVRTNGAGREGNMFASTNGDNEGLNLFYYDSTIQRVLTCDCQRPSYTVYIEDPIIGNGFSSAWNLIKNSDGIFTPVESRNNEPLHFHVDNNGRVWMTSQEYDTEVSSTDERNFRANDVTLQLY
- a CDS encoding hydroxyacid dehydrogenase — encoded protein: MRVVLFSSQSYDRGPFEEANKTFNHEIIYHNFSLNKDTVSLAGKAQVVCVFVNDQVDADTLKALAENGVKLVALRCGGYNNVNLKAASEYKITVVHVPSYSPFAVSEFTVGLLLSLNRKIHRAYVRVREDDFNIVGLLGCDIHGKTVGVIGTGKIGSNVAKCFKMGFGCDVLAYDINPDKKLENYGVQFVEQNEVLKKADFLCLHCPLTPSTTHIVNSDSLALMKKGVTIVNTSRGGLIDTKALVDAIDSGQVGGCAIDVYEGERNLFYKDLSNEVIKDSTFQRLVNFPNVLVTSHQAFFTTEALCSIAHTTLKSASDFYTNSLDESVIANK